In Papaver somniferum cultivar HN1 chromosome 1, ASM357369v1, whole genome shotgun sequence, a genomic segment contains:
- the LOC113350119 gene encoding uncharacterized protein LOC113350119, giving the protein MVYLLDYENDFTQTQFFSQAQDDDFMEPNAEDEYMDEEPNANNTQTVPEMETMEDQPPPVDVIHEDTKYHFQTDLTWKTKEEAVKWAEEHGWKINCVLVKGRQSRKERVEMVYERYGKKIWIVVITIHVQKDLHGHYRAGRLKAHEYAEVDKITRAHMPPSKILSKLKADDKNNKTMLKQIYNARSTLRRKDLQGRLVMQQLLCLAQKKNYACQKKLDEFGHVTHLFIAHPECVKLELCFPQVLILDCTYKTNKYEMPLMNIVGHTSTIAMKSLTLFLIVSIRQKNDAPSRLLGLPVSLVKAS; this is encoded by the exons ATGGTTTATTTGTTGGATTATGAAAATGATTTTACGCAAACTCAATTTTTTTCTCAAGCTCAAGATGATGACTTTATGGAGCCAAATGCCGAAGATGAGTACatggatgaggaacccaatgctaataATACACAG ACTGTTCCTGAAATGGAAACTATGGAGGATCAACCACCTCCTGTTGATGTCATTCATGAAGATACAAAATATCACTTCCAAACTGACTTG ACGTGGAAAACTAAAGAAGAAGCTGTTAAATGGGCTGAGGAACATGGTTGGAAAATCAATTGTGTCCTAGTTAAAGGTAGACAAAGCCGAAAGGAGCGGGTTGAGATGGTTTATGAGAGATACGGGAAGAAA atatggattgtcgtcataaccatccACGTCCAAAAGGATCTTCATGGACATTATAGAGCCGGAAGACTCAAAGCTCATGAATATGCGGAGGTAGATAAAATCACACGAGCACATATGCCACCCTCTAAAATTCTTAGCAAGTTGAAGGCGGATGATAAGAATAACAAGACTATGTTGAAACAAATATATAACGCGAGAAGTACTTTGAGAAGAAAGGATTTGCAAGGTAGGTTGGTGATGCAACAATTATTGTGTTTGGCGCAAAAGAAGAACTATGCTTGCCAAAAGAAATTGGATGAATTCGGCCATGTGACGCACCTTTTTATTGCCCATCCGGAATGCGTAAAGTTGGagttatgcttcccacaagttctcatattggattgcacttacaagaccaATAAGTATGAGATGCCCTTGATGAACATTGTTGGTCATACGTCAACCATAGCTATGAAGTCCCTAACTTTATTTTTAATTGTTTCGATTCGACAAAAGAATGATGCCCCATCCCGGTTGTTAGGATTACCTGTTTCGTTGgtgaaggcttcatga